One Peptostreptococcus equinus genomic window carries:
- a CDS encoding class B sortase, giving the protein MIFLFSGYKLLSIKINEKKENNKFQDLRSKIELRESEKKGEDNNASLYGKYQNIYKENNDFVGWLKIPNTKIDYPVMSTPNDPNYYLRRNFEKENSISGTPYIGEGIDVNSKSFIIYSHNMKNHTMFGTLEKYKDIEYRNSNNLIEFDTFGGQRLYEIIAAYHIDLDKQHFKYYNYYGDWSEERFNDFVENISKISIYGKVEDVSYTDQIIQLSTCSYFTDDGRFVIVAKRIN; this is encoded by the coding sequence ATGATTTTTTTGTTTTCTGGATATAAATTACTGTCAATAAAAATTAATGAAAAAAAAGAAAATAATAAATTTCAAGATTTAAGAAGCAAAATTGAATTAAGAGAATCAGAAAAAAAGGGAGAGGATAATAATGCTAGTTTATATGGAAAGTATCAAAACATATATAAAGAAAATAATGACTTTGTTGGATGGTTAAAAATACCAAACACAAAAATTGATTATCCAGTAATGAGCACCCCTAATGATCCTAATTACTATTTAAGAAGAAATTTTGAAAAAGAAAATTCTATAAGTGGTACTCCTTATATAGGAGAAGGAATTGATGTTAATAGTAAATCGTTTATTATTTATTCTCACAATATGAAAAATCATACGATGTTTGGAACTTTGGAAAAATATAAAGATATAGAATATAGAAATTCAAATAACTTGATAGAATTTGACACTTTTGGGGGACAAAGACTATACGAGATAATAGCAGCATACCATATTGATCTAGATAAACAACATTTTAAATATTATAACTATTACGGTGATTGGTCTGAAGAAAGATTTAATGACTTTGTCGAAAATATATCTAAAATATCAATATATGGAAAAGTGGAAGATGTGAGTTACACAGATCAAATAATTCAATTATCAACATGTAGTTATTTTACTGACGATGGCAGGTTTGTCATAGTAGCGAAAAGAATTAATTAA
- a CDS encoding YbaK/EbsC family protein has protein sequence MNKTEIFKYIDELKIWHEVTEHPAVFNMDKISRIELPYSDSDAKNLFVCDDKKINYYLITVKENKRVNLKDFRQNHNTHALSFESDSDLMDVMELIPDAVTTLGVLNDKKCKVQSCLDEEFIKKTSIIDIHLNDNTAKVWIKK, from the coding sequence TTGAATAAAACAGAAATATTCAAGTATATTGATGAATTGAAAATATGGCATGAAGTAACTGAACATCCTGCTGTTTTTAATATGGATAAAATTTCTAGAATAGAACTTCCTTATTCTGATTCTGATGCAAAAAATCTTTTTGTATGTGATGATAAAAAAATAAATTACTATTTAATAACTGTAAAAGAAAATAAGAGAGTAAACTTAAAAGATTTTCGTCAGAATCATAATACCCATGCACTTTCATTTGAATCTGATTCAGATTTAATGGATGTAATGGAATTAATTCCTGATGCAGTAACTACCTTAGGAGTATTAAATGACAAAAAATGTAAAGTACAGTCTTGCCTAGATGAAGAATTTATTAAAAAAACAAGTATTATTGATATACACCTTAACGATAATACTGCAAAAGTTTGGATAAAAAAATGA
- a CDS encoding DUF7010 family protein, with amino-acid sequence MSLEELRNDIIISQKKGLPFIITAVIIWLMISIVASLNINIMTKNILVFVCSCLLVPTAWLVGKKLKIDIFSKDNPLTNLGMLFTMNQMLYILIVMWVFNAIPEKMIMVYAMVFGAHMLPYSWLYKSHVYRNFAVIIPVIALILGNIFNGFIVALTLTVIEIIFVVTLIKEMKRIK; translated from the coding sequence ATGAGTTTAGAAGAATTAAGAAATGATATTATAATAAGTCAGAAGAAAGGATTACCATTTATTATCACCGCAGTAATTATATGGTTGATGATTTCAATTGTAGCGAGCTTGAATATCAATATTATGACTAAGAATATACTTGTATTTGTATGTTCATGTCTTTTAGTTCCTACAGCATGGCTTGTTGGCAAGAAATTAAAAATAGATATTTTTTCTAAAGATAACCCTCTTACAAATTTAGGAATGTTATTTACTATGAATCAAATGTTATATATTTTGATTGTAATGTGGGTATTTAATGCTATTCCTGAAAAGATGATAATGGTGTATGCTATGGTATTTGGTGCACATATGTTACCATATTCATGGCTATATAAGTCCCATGTTTATAGAAATTTTGCTGTGATTATACCTGTAATAGCTTTGATATTGGGTAATATATTTAACGGTTTTATTGTAGCTTTGACCTTAACAGTAATTGAAATAATTTTTGTGGTGACTTTGATTAAAGAAATGAAGAGGATTAAATAA
- a CDS encoding MgtC/SapB family protein, whose amino-acid sequence MGFERERKSRPAGFRTHVMVGLGSTLIMLVAIQFRTVVDDADVAKIAGQAVAGIGFLGAGTIINKNGNIDGLTTTSSLWICAGIGLASGMGYYTAAFLTTLVAILTLTIFKGFTKFSLDKHKYIISIELFTLDYNLSTLSGIIKNNDYLITDREVDDNQKGRYDVKYLIKAPHALNIPVFKNDLISLVG is encoded by the coding sequence ATTGGTTTTGAAAGGGAAAGAAAATCTAGACCTGCGGGTTTTAGAACACATGTAATGGTAGGATTGGGATCTACTTTGATTATGCTTGTAGCTATTCAATTTAGAACAGTTGTCGATGACGCTGATGTAGCAAAAATTGCTGGGCAAGCTGTGGCAGGAATTGGTTTTTTAGGCGCGGGGACAATAATTAATAAGAATGGAAATATTGATGGATTGACAACAACATCTTCTCTGTGGATATGTGCAGGAATTGGGCTTGCAAGTGGTATGGGTTATTATACTGCTGCATTTTTAACTACACTAGTAGCCATTTTGACATTAACTATATTTAAAGGGTTTACAAAGTTTTCACTAGACAAGCATAAATATATTATCAGTATTGAACTATTTACATTAGATTATAATTTATCTACTCTCAGCGGAATAATTAAAAATAATGATTATCTTATTACAGATAGAGAGGTTGATGATAATCAAAAAGGAAGATATGATGTTAAATATTTAATAAAAGCGCCACATGCACTTAATATTCCTGTTTTTAAAAATGATCTTATCTCTCTAGTGGGATAG